A single region of the Gemmatimonadaceae bacterium genome encodes:
- a CDS encoding HigA family addiction module antitoxin, producing MTTLRMHQPPHPGEILRELCLMPLQLSVTEAARSLGVSRNTLSAILNARAGISPEMAIRLSIAFNTTAESWLHQQMQYDLWHAERSRKRLRVRKLAVA from the coding sequence ATGACAACGCTCCGTATGCACCAGCCCCCGCACCCCGGCGAGATTCTTCGTGAACTTTGCTTGATGCCCTTGCAACTCAGCGTCACGGAGGCCGCCCGCTCCCTTGGCGTGAGTCGCAACACCTTGTCCGCCATCCTGAACGCGCGCGCGGGCATCAGCCCCGAAATGGCCATTCGGCTGTCCATCGCCTTCAACACCACGGCCGAGAGTTGGCTGCATCAACAAATGCAATACGATCTCTGGCACGCCGAGCGGTCACGAAAGCGCCTTCGCGTTCGCAAACTGGCCGTCGCGTAG
- a CDS encoding type II toxin-antitoxin system RelE/ParE family toxin: MRASCHLPRYTLHYLMAIIRFRHKGLGRFFSEGSTAGIQSKHVNRLRLILARLNVTREPRDMGLPGLGVHPLKGMRHGTWAVNVTGNWRVTFRFEGPDVTDVDYEDHH; this comes from the coding sequence ATGCGGGCGAGTTGCCATCTGCCACGTTACACGTTACACTATCTGATGGCGATCATCCGGTTCAGGCACAAGGGGCTGGGGCGCTTCTTCAGCGAGGGCTCGACGGCCGGGATTCAGAGCAAGCACGTGAACCGACTTCGGCTGATTCTCGCGCGGCTCAACGTCACCAGGGAACCCCGAGACATGGGACTTCCAGGGCTTGGGGTTCATCCGCTCAAGGGCATGCGCCACGGCACCTGGGCGGTGAATGTGACCGGCAACTGGCGGGTGACGTTTCGTTTTGAGGGGCCCGACGTCACGGACGTAGACTACGAGGACCATCATTGA
- a CDS encoding DUF2283 domain-containing protein produces MIVKYFRDTDTALLEFSTLAVEETREISENVYVDLDKAGNLVSMTIEHAAKLAALPNIQLEEIDAPAA; encoded by the coding sequence ATGATCGTCAAGTATTTCAGAGACACGGACACGGCGCTTTTGGAGTTCTCGACCCTCGCAGTCGAGGAAACTCGAGAGATCTCCGAGAATGTCTACGTCGACCTGGACAAGGCCGGTAACCTCGTCAGCATGACGATCGAGCACGCGGCGAAGTTGGCTGCTCTTCCAAACATCCAGCTCGAAGAGATCGACGCGCCCGCTGCCTAG
- a CDS encoding SEC-C metal-binding domain-containing protein has protein sequence MASKRTLTRDETAAAYHEQWAFLRKSCAAFDAGDETEAKRIATSLRILLHDTKRSTSLLTQLKLKDALFFDTAENVNNDNLLPTFGLVLAHYTGTDCRFVAPIEKPLGRPIWMIPFEYWWRKRVVRVPEQFELTRADLVLTLADQDGGAHADDAIEERYYRLSRENAMGYTFTLSDGPSIPVSGVERASVRQIAHECLVSLIQPRRMIPPDLPPSEPPARIVVTVDARTGIAERRTPPVHNMCPCNSGLEYHQCHARGAANEGKIVTPRVT, from the coding sequence ATGGCATCCAAGCGTACACTGACCAGAGATGAGACCGCTGCGGCGTACCACGAGCAGTGGGCGTTTCTCCGTAAGTCATGCGCGGCCTTCGATGCCGGCGACGAGACAGAGGCAAAACGGATCGCGACGTCGCTTCGCATCCTACTGCACGATACCAAGCGCTCCACCTCGCTCCTCACTCAACTAAAGCTCAAGGACGCCCTCTTTTTCGATACAGCGGAGAATGTCAATAACGACAATCTGCTTCCAACCTTTGGGCTCGTGTTGGCACACTACACAGGAACGGACTGCAGATTCGTAGCTCCCATCGAGAAGCCGCTCGGACGGCCGATCTGGATGATTCCGTTCGAATACTGGTGGAGAAAGCGTGTGGTACGTGTGCCCGAACAGTTCGAGCTCACGCGGGCAGATTTGGTGCTGACGCTGGCTGACCAAGATGGCGGTGCGCATGCGGACGACGCAATCGAGGAACGGTACTACCGATTGAGTCGTGAAAACGCCATGGGATATACCTTCACCCTCTCCGACGGTCCTTCGATCCCTGTCTCCGGCGTAGAGCGGGCGTCAGTGCGCCAGATAGCGCACGAGTGTCTGGTGTCGCTGATCCAACCTCGCCGGATGATCCCGCCAGACCTCCCCCCGTCTGAGCCACCAGCGCGCATTGTTGTGACAGTGGATGCGCGAACTGGAATCGCAGAGCGCCGAACGCCGCCGGTGCATAACATGTGTCCGTGCAACAGCGGATTGGAGTACCATCAGTGTCACGCCCGGGGTGCGGCCAACGAAGGCAAGATTGTCACGCCGCGAGTCACCTAA
- a CDS encoding LacI family DNA-binding transcriptional regulator gives MATIKDVAREASVSIATVSRVFNGVDAVRDETARRVRAAAALLRYAPHRGARSLITSRTNTLGVLLPDLYGEFFSELLRGIDLAARRSGYHILVSRSCEGRSELEEAMRAMRGRVDGVLLMSPDIDAESLLNFPLNLPVVLLCSDSKGHTVDSVIIENCKGAREIVGHLVSLGHRRIAIIKGAIGNYDAAERLRGYRMALREAGIAPERALEIYGGFTEAGGYAAAVTLLALPMRPTAIFAANDSMAIGALSALRESRIRIPEDMAIAGFDDIPLARYMDPPLSSVRVPISDLGARAVGILLHGITHKNEHKRRRERVSTELVVRRSCGAPCAERPPPSRGAGKAVSSGRRRPSIGENNATTTGET, from the coding sequence ATGGCAACCATAAAAGACGTTGCACGCGAAGCATCCGTATCGATAGCTACCGTTTCCCGCGTCTTCAACGGCGTGGATGCCGTGCGCGATGAAACCGCCCGCCGGGTGAGAGCCGCCGCTGCGCTGCTGCGTTACGCCCCCCACCGTGGAGCACGCAGCCTCATCACCAGCCGTACGAACACCCTCGGCGTTCTGCTCCCCGATCTCTACGGCGAATTTTTCTCCGAATTGCTACGGGGAATCGATCTCGCGGCCCGGCGGAGCGGTTACCACATACTCGTCTCGCGCTCATGCGAAGGTCGCTCCGAGCTCGAGGAAGCCATGCGCGCCATGCGTGGTCGCGTTGACGGCGTGCTGCTCATGTCACCTGACATCGACGCCGAGTCGCTCCTCAACTTTCCGCTCAACCTGCCCGTCGTACTGCTCTGCTCCGATTCAAAGGGACACACGGTTGACTCGGTGATCATCGAGAACTGCAAAGGGGCGAGAGAGATAGTCGGGCACCTCGTCTCACTTGGCCACCGGCGGATTGCAATCATCAAAGGCGCGATCGGAAATTATGATGCCGCTGAGCGACTGAGAGGATATCGCATGGCACTGCGCGAGGCAGGCATCGCTCCCGAGCGAGCGCTCGAGATCTATGGCGGGTTCACCGAGGCCGGAGGATACGCAGCCGCGGTGACATTGCTCGCGCTGCCCATGCGGCCCACCGCGATTTTCGCGGCCAATGATTCGATGGCGATCGGAGCACTGAGTGCACTTCGCGAGTCGCGCATCCGCATTCCCGAAGACATGGCAATCGCGGGTTTCGACGACATCCCGCTGGCGCGCTATATGGACCCGCCGCTTTCGTCGGTGCGAGTGCCTATCTCGGACCTGGGGGCTCGGGCAGTCGGGATCCTGCTCCACGGAATCACGCACAAGAACGAGCACAAACGGCGTCGGGAGCGCGTATCCACGGAGCTCGTCGTGCGACGATCATGCGGCGCACCATGCGCCGAGCGTCCGCCGCCTTCGCGCGGCGCGGGCAAAGCAGTGAGTTCCGGCCGTCGCAGGCCGTCGATAGGTGAAAACAACGCAACAACAACTGGAGAGACTTAA
- a CDS encoding carboxypeptidase regulatory-like domain-containing protein, translating into MFRDRLRLQRFSRTVALAVLGMLALTATSAAAQNTTGTIRGVISSGGSVISDAQIQVRDPATGVQRGAISRADGSFTLAGLSPATYDMTVRRIGSAPQTRRVVVQIGSTQIQNFAINEQAAQLEAVVVQAQSSFETRTSEVATNVTQAQIEKLPTPSRNFLDLAALTPGITVTEDRVNGQFRTFSAGGQGANAVNLFVDGTSLKNDLTAGGVAGQDASRGNPFPRNAIKEYRVISQNFKAEYQKASSAIITATTKSGGNVWSGNALFGYQNQGLVGLDTFQRRDKNNAPKTFRKPEYRRSLAALSIGGPIVKDKIHIFGSYEGNYQNRANRVNFATPPTGFAALDSVNLTQYNGNFTSPFRETLLFGKLTNAINENSSAELSFSNRNETDIRDFGGSTAFQSAVDFQQNVSIGQLKYNYFVGSLLNEAKIDYSRFQRNPQPASPGMASRLFFYPNGDARIGSNLSRQDYIQKRLGIRDDITYSGLQLGGEHILKAGANFDFVKYDILKDNRSTPEFVYSNIEGGVNYGFRSPFQLVYGTGDGTVNTNNNQLGVYLQDDWTPISRLTLNLGVRWDYESQMLNRNYVTPQNVVDTLTRYNNQLITPLDLSRYISTGSNRKPFYGAIQPRLGFSLAVDENSRTTIFGGWGIYYDRIPFDLYAVDEQLKLSHPEFTVRFAPRGVAPGPGQVAFLDSYLTADRATLDALVKSSGKPEAWLIDSEAKVPRSKQMNIGVRQVLGSFVMSATYANVKGEDQMVLNWANIGLNAEGRCCRDFPIRDHGFSNFIYSTNDKKTWYDALLIQVDRPYRRSSPDAIGWGLGVAYTNANRSIQGADGLNDDFSFPNALSIPKHPSNDERQRVVANWITDLPYLFGIQFSGLATLGGKFTQDVGCPGRFCGVGTTENAYQRGGFTVPGTFPYQNVDLRLRKDFLSFGRTGMAFGLTVDAFNALNRDNFGCYKTGNRKDKDFGSPDCIVSDARRYQLGAELNF; encoded by the coding sequence ATGTTCAGGGACAGGTTAAGGCTTCAACGATTTTCTCGAACGGTCGCACTCGCGGTTCTGGGCATGCTTGCCCTGACAGCCACCAGTGCTGCCGCGCAGAATACGACCGGAACCATTCGCGGAGTGATAAGCTCGGGCGGAAGCGTCATCAGCGACGCCCAGATCCAGGTCAGGGATCCTGCAACCGGAGTGCAGCGCGGCGCCATCAGTCGTGCCGATGGCTCATTTACTCTGGCCGGCCTCAGCCCGGCAACCTACGATATGACGGTTCGCCGAATCGGCAGCGCTCCCCAGACCCGGCGCGTGGTAGTGCAAATCGGCTCAACCCAGATCCAGAACTTCGCAATCAACGAACAGGCGGCTCAACTCGAGGCCGTTGTGGTGCAGGCGCAATCTTCGTTTGAGACCCGCACCTCGGAAGTCGCGACGAACGTCACGCAGGCACAGATTGAAAAGCTACCGACACCGAGTCGCAACTTTCTCGATCTGGCCGCATTGACGCCCGGCATCACGGTCACAGAAGATCGCGTCAACGGTCAGTTCAGAACGTTTTCGGCGGGTGGCCAGGGAGCCAACGCGGTCAACCTCTTCGTTGACGGGACGAGTCTCAAGAACGATCTGACTGCCGGTGGCGTAGCCGGCCAGGACGCGAGCCGGGGTAACCCCTTCCCGCGGAATGCGATCAAGGAATACCGCGTTATCAGCCAGAACTTCAAAGCCGAGTATCAGAAAGCGTCGAGCGCGATCATTACGGCGACGACCAAGTCGGGCGGCAACGTCTGGAGCGGCAACGCTCTTTTCGGCTACCAGAATCAGGGACTGGTTGGGCTCGATACCTTCCAGCGCCGTGACAAGAACAACGCCCCTAAGACGTTCAGGAAGCCGGAATACCGGCGCAGCCTGGCGGCCCTGAGCATCGGGGGTCCGATCGTCAAGGACAAGATTCACATTTTCGGTTCCTACGAAGGCAATTATCAGAACCGGGCAAACCGGGTGAATTTCGCTACTCCACCTACCGGCTTTGCGGCACTCGACTCCGTCAATCTCACGCAGTACAACGGCAACTTCACATCTCCGTTCCGCGAAACGTTGCTGTTTGGAAAGCTCACCAACGCCATCAACGAGAACTCCTCGGCGGAGCTCAGCTTCAGCAATCGCAATGAAACGGATATCCGGGACTTCGGGGGCTCGACTGCCTTCCAGTCGGCGGTTGACTTCCAACAGAACGTGAGCATTGGACAGCTCAAGTACAACTATTTTGTCGGATCGCTGCTCAACGAAGCCAAAATTGACTATTCCCGCTTCCAGCGGAATCCGCAACCTGCCAGTCCCGGCATGGCTTCGCGATTGTTCTTCTATCCAAACGGTGACGCGCGAATTGGAAGCAATCTCAGCAGGCAGGACTATATCCAGAAGCGTCTCGGAATCCGCGACGATATCACGTATTCCGGCCTGCAGCTCGGCGGCGAGCACATTCTCAAAGCCGGTGCGAATTTCGATTTCGTCAAGTATGACATCCTGAAGGACAATCGAAGCACACCGGAGTTCGTTTACAGCAACATCGAGGGCGGAGTCAACTACGGCTTCCGGTCTCCGTTTCAGCTGGTATACGGCACGGGCGACGGCACAGTCAACACCAACAACAACCAGCTGGGTGTTTATCTGCAGGACGACTGGACGCCAATCTCACGGCTGACCTTGAATCTCGGCGTACGCTGGGACTACGAGTCGCAGATGCTGAACCGCAATTACGTAACGCCGCAGAACGTCGTTGATACCCTCACGCGCTACAACAATCAGCTGATTACTCCGCTCGATCTGAGCCGCTACATCAGCACCGGCAGCAACCGCAAGCCCTTCTACGGCGCCATTCAACCGCGCCTTGGATTCTCACTTGCCGTGGATGAGAACAGCCGGACGACAATCTTTGGCGGCTGGGGCATCTACTACGATCGTATTCCGTTCGATCTGTACGCGGTGGACGAGCAGCTCAAATTGAGCCACCCGGAGTTCACAGTCCGATTTGCGCCCAGAGGAGTTGCACCGGGACCGGGTCAGGTGGCGTTTCTTGACTCCTACCTTACTGCCGACCGGGCAACGCTCGATGCACTGGTCAAGTCTTCCGGAAAGCCGGAAGCCTGGCTGATCGACAGCGAAGCCAAGGTTCCGCGCTCAAAGCAGATGAACATTGGCGTCCGTCAGGTTCTGGGAAGCTTCGTGATGTCCGCGACGTATGCGAACGTCAAGGGAGAAGACCAGATGGTGCTCAACTGGGCCAACATCGGTCTCAACGCCGAAGGCCGTTGCTGCCGCGACTTTCCGATTCGGGATCACGGGTTTAGCAACTTCATCTACTCGACAAACGACAAGAAAACCTGGTATGACGCGCTTCTCATACAGGTCGACAGGCCGTATCGACGGTCTTCCCCGGACGCAATTGGATGGGGACTTGGCGTTGCATACACCAATGCAAACCGGTCGATACAAGGTGCAGACGGGTTGAACGATGATTTCTCGTTCCCGAACGCACTCAGCATTCCGAAACATCCTTCCAACGACGAGCGGCAGCGGGTAGTCGCTAACTGGATTACAGATTTACCATATCTCTTTGGAATCCAGTTCTCCGGACTGGCCACGCTCGGCGGCAAGTTCACGCAGGACGTTGGATGCCCCGGCCGGTTCTGTGGAGTTGGCACCACTGAGAACGCTTATCAGCGTGGGGGCTTCACGGTTCCCGGTACGTTCCCGTACCAGAACGTCGACCTGCGACTCCGGAAGGATTTCCTGAGTTTCGGGCGCACGGGAATGGCGTTCGGGCTCACGGTGGATGCCTTCAATGCATTGAACCGCGACAACTTCGGCTGTTACAAGACTGGAAACCGTAAGGACAAGGATTTCGGTTCCCCGGATTGCATCGTCAGCGACGCGCGGAGATATCAGTTGGGTGCGGAACTCAACTTCTGA
- a CDS encoding type I restriction enzyme HsdR N-terminal domain-containing protein produces the protein MTGIRPRTYTERAIVDGLATISGEGKQERIRYSVANHSERWADPEEKVRAEFWAELVYKYGYPPERIRFEVNVPRRTPNDYADLVIYNDVELKSPYFVFECKRSDVSDAEFAQSIKQACGNRASLAAPNAGAIAGLTRRLLRFDKFPPGERDRNHLTDIPKRYGKPPEWRFYKNTTGRDLAAVPREELRSAIRKCHQTLWEGGRRSPIAAFGEFCKIIFVKHRDEKDPDRGDGKPYAFQRRDGETAAELAVRINKLYDAEKAREPDVFTERLNIEAPILAHCVEHLEGISLDRTELDTKGVAFEEFMGGFFKGDFGQYFTPAARA, from the coding sequence ATGACAGGTATACGTCCCCGAACTTACACAGAACGCGCAATCGTAGATGGTCTGGCTACAATTTCTGGTGAGGGGAAACAAGAGCGCATCAGGTATAGTGTTGCGAACCATTCCGAGCGCTGGGCCGACCCCGAAGAGAAAGTCAGGGCAGAGTTTTGGGCGGAGCTAGTCTACAAGTATGGGTATCCTCCGGAGCGAATTCGGTTCGAAGTGAATGTCCCTCGTCGGACCCCGAACGACTACGCTGACCTCGTTATCTACAACGACGTTGAATTAAAGTCTCCATATTTCGTGTTCGAGTGTAAACGCTCCGACGTGAGCGATGCGGAGTTTGCGCAGTCGATCAAACAAGCCTGTGGCAATCGCGCCAGTTTAGCAGCCCCAAACGCGGGCGCTATCGCGGGTCTAACTAGGCGCCTCCTTCGATTTGACAAATTTCCACCAGGTGAGCGAGACCGGAATCACCTCACCGACATCCCAAAGCGATACGGCAAACCACCGGAATGGCGTTTCTACAAGAATACGACAGGACGCGACCTCGCCGCTGTTCCGCGCGAAGAACTACGTAGCGCCATACGAAAATGCCACCAAACTCTATGGGAAGGAGGGCGACGAAGCCCCATTGCCGCGTTCGGCGAATTCTGCAAGATCATTTTCGTCAAACACCGCGATGAGAAAGATCCGGATCGAGGCGACGGAAAACCTTACGCTTTCCAGCGCAGGGATGGGGAGACCGCTGCGGAACTTGCCGTTCGAATCAACAAGCTATATGACGCCGAGAAGGCTCGCGAGCCAGACGTCTTCACCGAGCGCTTAAATATTGAAGCTCCGATCCTCGCCCACTGCGTGGAGCACTTGGAAGGCATTTCGCTCGACCGGACTGAGCTGGATACCAAGGGTGTGGCATTCGAAGAGTTCATGGGCGGCTTCTTTAAGGGAGATTTCGGTCAGTACTTCACTCCAGCAGCGCGCGCTTGA
- a CDS encoding BsuPI-related putative proteinase inhibitor: MIRRRSVVVAFLVILASSILACGSQQAPPAAQTGITHAPDPLSPVVASAPLSKVARNSPFSYAIRLAKNELRLGDTLRMRLVVVNHSSVVAEFTLTSSPSEGFDFFASSDNSRPVWSHRGGRDLDLNVYRMYVSPGDSIVFASQWDLRDVRRMAVPPGRYWIRAEFPSKMSAPWILPIPVMVRGS; encoded by the coding sequence ATGATCCGCCGTCGCTCGGTCGTTGTGGCATTTTTGGTGATCCTTGCCTCTTCGATTTTAGCTTGTGGCTCGCAACAGGCGCCGCCGGCAGCGCAGACTGGTATCACACACGCGCCGGATCCGCTTTCTCCGGTAGTTGCAAGCGCGCCACTGTCGAAAGTGGCCAGGAACTCCCCGTTCTCGTACGCAATTCGTTTGGCGAAAAACGAGTTGCGTCTAGGGGACACCCTGCGAATGAGATTGGTAGTAGTGAACCATTCATCTGTTGTCGCTGAATTCACGCTCACCTCTTCGCCATCGGAGGGGTTTGATTTCTTTGCGAGCTCGGACAATTCGCGACCCGTGTGGAGCCATAGAGGAGGACGGGATCTCGATCTCAACGTCTACAGGATGTACGTGTCGCCCGGGGATTCAATAGTGTTCGCTTCGCAGTGGGATCTTCGCGACGTAAGAAGAATGGCGGTTCCACCCGGCAGGTACTGGATACGTGCCGAGTTCCCGAGCAAAATGTCGGCGCCTTGGATATTGCCGATACCCGTCATGGTTCGCGGTAGCTAA
- the sufU gene encoding Fe-S cluster assembly sulfur transfer protein SufU has translation MPLSDRAAQVAGLYQEMILDHYRRPRNKGDLAGADASVTMKNPLCGDEIVLNVAFDGDTIRDLTFSGRGCSISQASASMMTQLIKGQSTAEIDALKTRFRAMVMGDATAADDTTLGSLRALSGVAKFPARVKCALLAWNALETVLERRQA, from the coding sequence ATGCCGCTCTCTGACCGCGCTGCGCAGGTTGCCGGGTTATACCAGGAGATGATCCTGGATCACTACCGCCGCCCGCGCAACAAAGGCGATCTCGCCGGCGCCGATGCATCGGTAACAATGAAAAATCCGCTCTGCGGCGATGAGATCGTGCTTAACGTTGCGTTCGATGGCGACACAATACGCGACCTCACCTTTTCCGGCCGTGGTTGTTCGATATCGCAAGCTTCGGCGTCAATGATGACTCAGCTAATCAAGGGTCAGAGCACAGCCGAGATCGACGCGCTGAAAACGCGGTTTCGGGCGATGGTGATGGGCGATGCCACGGCTGCCGACGACACGACACTCGGCTCCCTGCGGGCGCTGAGCGGCGTAGCGAAATTTCCCGCGCGAGTTAAGTGTGCGCTGCTGGCGTGGAACGCGCTTGAAACGGTGTTGGAGCGGCGGCAAGCCTAA
- a CDS encoding aminotransferase class V-fold PLP-dependent enzyme, with protein sequence MTLAAAASYLDNIGMDDVLRHEQRLVADAYARLSEIDDERVYGPPPPYRSGVISFTLGDVHPHDLATILDADDICIRAGNHCAQPLMRRLDVPATARASFYVYNDESDTDALIEGVLKAREIFGHAAL encoded by the coding sequence TTGACCCTGGCCGCCGCGGCGAGCTATCTGGACAACATCGGAATGGATGACGTGCTGAGGCATGAACAACGCCTCGTGGCGGATGCGTACGCGCGGCTCAGCGAGATAGATGATGAACGCGTCTACGGCCCTCCGCCGCCCTACCGAAGCGGAGTGATCAGCTTCACCCTGGGCGATGTACATCCACACGATCTTGCAACCATCCTCGACGCTGACGACATCTGCATTCGCGCTGGCAATCACTGCGCACAACCGCTGATGAGGCGCCTCGACGTCCCGGCGACAGCGCGCGCATCGTTCTATGTCTACAACGATGAATCAGATACCGACGCTCTCATCGAAGGCGTACTGAAAGCGCGGGAGATATTCGGCCATGCCGCTCTCTGA
- a CDS encoding glucoamylase family protein, translated as MPDIQLALRRSSTIFFFISSACAIASTTTTGAKGPARPSESSTRQSAFLDTLEQRTFAWFWERSDHRTGLSPDRWPTKSFSSVAAIGFALTAYPIGVERKYVTREQAAERTLNTLRFMYNAPQGPQATNVTGYKGFFYHFLDMQTGLRFEQVELSTIDTSLLIAGVLFCQSYFVQQNATEAAIRAYGDSLYLRVDWQWARPRAPLVSMGWKPESGYIEADWHGLNEAIILNVLALGSPTHPVDVASWEAYRSTYNWAVFQGQQHLNFAPLFGHQYSHIWIDFRGIKDSYMRSRGIDYFENSRRATYSQRAYAIANPGNWKDYGADIWGLTAVDGPLDTLLTLRGSPRRFWTYSARGAAAGEIRDDGTLGPTAAGGSVAFAPEIAIPALVAMREKYGNNLFSTYGFLDSFNPTFDLDIKPQHGKIVRGVGWFDTDYLGIDQGPIIAMIENYRSDLIWRTMRRNPHIIRGLKRAGFTGGWLDQQQP; from the coding sequence ATGCCTGATATCCAGCTAGCCTTGCGGCGGTCTTCGACGATTTTCTTTTTTATTTCCTCGGCGTGCGCGATTGCATCGACGACCACTACCGGCGCCAAGGGACCCGCACGTCCATCGGAGTCCAGTACTCGACAGAGTGCTTTTCTCGATACCCTCGAGCAACGCACGTTCGCCTGGTTCTGGGAGCGTAGCGACCATAGAACGGGGCTCAGTCCTGATCGCTGGCCAACGAAGAGCTTTTCCAGTGTTGCCGCCATCGGGTTCGCGCTCACTGCCTATCCCATTGGCGTCGAGCGCAAATACGTCACCCGTGAGCAGGCCGCCGAGCGCACGCTGAACACGCTGCGGTTCATGTACAATGCGCCACAGGGTCCGCAGGCCACGAACGTCACCGGATACAAGGGATTTTTCTACCACTTCCTCGACATGCAGACCGGCCTCCGGTTCGAGCAGGTGGAGCTGTCGACCATCGACACGTCGCTGCTGATTGCCGGTGTGCTGTTCTGCCAGTCGTACTTCGTTCAACAGAATGCGACTGAAGCTGCAATTCGTGCTTACGGAGATTCGCTCTACCTTCGCGTAGACTGGCAATGGGCGCGTCCACGAGCGCCGCTGGTGAGCATGGGATGGAAGCCCGAAAGCGGATACATCGAAGCTGACTGGCATGGGTTGAACGAGGCGATCATCCTGAATGTGCTCGCGCTCGGATCTCCAACTCACCCAGTGGACGTAGCGTCGTGGGAAGCGTACCGGAGCACTTACAACTGGGCCGTTTTTCAGGGGCAGCAGCACCTGAATTTCGCGCCGCTCTTCGGACATCAGTATTCGCATATCTGGATCGACTTCCGCGGCATAAAAGATTCATACATGCGGTCCAGGGGGATCGATTACTTCGAGAATTCACGCCGGGCAACTTATTCCCAGCGCGCCTATGCGATTGCCAATCCCGGAAACTGGAAGGACTACGGCGCCGATATCTGGGGGCTCACTGCGGTCGATGGACCACTCGACACGCTGCTGACTCTCAGAGGCTCTCCCCGCAGATTTTGGACATACTCCGCGCGTGGTGCGGCTGCCGGAGAAATAAGAGACGATGGAACGCTGGGCCCTACTGCCGCCGGAGGATCCGTTGCCTTTGCGCCGGAGATTGCGATTCCCGCGCTCGTCGCGATGCGCGAGAAGTACGGTAACAACCTTTTCTCGACCTACGGCTTTCTGGATTCATTCAACCCCACCTTCGATCTGGACATCAAACCACAGCACGGAAAGATCGTCCGCGGAGTGGGCTGGTTTGACACCGACTATCTGGGGATCGATCAGGGGCCAATCATTGCGATGATCGAGAACTATCGCTCTGACCTGATCTGGCGAACGATGCGACGCAATCCGCATATCATCCGCGGCCTCAAGCGCGCCGGTTTCACTGGTGGGTGGCTCGATCAGCAACAGCCGTAG